One genomic region from Muntiacus reevesi chromosome 16, mMunRee1.1, whole genome shotgun sequence encodes:
- the MAD2L1 gene encoding mitotic spindle assembly checkpoint protein MAD2A gives MALQLSREQGITLRGSAEIVAEFFSFGINSILYQRGIYPSETFTRVQKYGLTLLVTTDPELIKYLNNVVDQLKEWLYKCSVQKLVVVISNIESGEVLERWQFDIECDKTAKDDSAPREKSQKAIQDEIRSVIRQITATVTFLPLLEVSCSFDLLIYTDKDLVVPEKWEESGPQFITNSEEVRLRSFTTTIHKVNSMVAYKIPVND, from the exons ATGGCGCTGCAACTCTCCCGGGAGCAAGGCATCACCTTGCGTGGGAGCGCCGAGATCGTGGCCGAGTTCTTCT CGTTCGGCATCAACAGTATTTTATATCAGCGTGGCATATATCCATCGGAAACCTTTACTCGGGTGCAGAAATACGGACTCACCTTGCTTGTAACTACTGATCCTGAGCTCATAAAATACCTAAATAATGTGGTGGATCAACTAAAAG AATGGTTATACAAGTGTTCAGTTCAGAAACTGGTGGTAGTCATCTCAAATATTGAAAGTGGAGAGGTCCTTGAAAGATGGCAGTTTGATATTGAGTGTGACAAGACTGCAAAAGATGACAG TGCACCCAGAGAAAAGTCTCAGAAAGCCATCCAAGATGAAATCCGTTCAGTGATCAGACAGATCACAGCTACAGTGACATTTCTGCCACTGTTGGAAGTTTCTT GTTCATTTGATCTCCTAATTTATACAGACAAAGATCTGGTTGTACCTGAAAAATGGGAAGAGTCAGGACCACAGTTCATTACCAATTCTGAGGAAGTTCGTCTTCGTTCATTTACTACTACAATTCACAAAGTAAATAGCATGGTAGCCTACAAAATTCCTGTcaatgactga